A single window of Nocardioides baekrokdamisoli DNA harbors:
- the trhA gene encoding PAQR family membrane homeostasis protein TrhA, with amino-acid sequence MEDVRSRAQIAADRTAAKVADKMAEVRPRLRGWIHSGMIPLLSAAFAVLIAKSPTPITVTGSSIYAGSALLLFGISGIYHRYAWNPPTMLFFRRFDHANIYIFIAGSYTPFAFLFLHGGARWTLFGVVWGCALAGTIFKMFMPHAPRWLSTPLYVLMGWVVVGFLPQMSHATDTFPSWVMISSLVLVAVGGLLYTIGGVVYALKKPNPIPEWFGFHEVFHAFTAVAFVCQYIAVSMATYSLPHSS; translated from the coding sequence ATGGAAGACGTACGCAGCCGCGCACAGATCGCCGCGGATCGAACCGCTGCGAAGGTCGCCGACAAGATGGCGGAAGTCCGGCCACGGCTTCGCGGATGGATCCACTCCGGAATGATTCCGCTGCTGAGCGCAGCGTTCGCAGTCCTGATCGCGAAGTCGCCGACCCCGATCACGGTGACCGGTTCGTCGATCTACGCAGGCAGTGCGCTGCTGCTGTTCGGGATCTCCGGGATCTATCACCGGTATGCGTGGAACCCGCCGACGATGCTCTTCTTCCGGCGCTTCGACCACGCGAACATCTACATCTTCATCGCTGGCTCGTACACGCCGTTCGCGTTCCTGTTCCTGCACGGCGGGGCCCGATGGACCCTCTTCGGAGTGGTCTGGGGCTGCGCACTCGCGGGCACGATCTTCAAGATGTTCATGCCGCACGCACCACGGTGGCTCTCCACGCCGCTGTATGTGCTGATGGGTTGGGTGGTGGTGGGGTTCCTGCCGCAGATGAGCCACGCCACCGACACCTTCCCGTCGTGGGTGATGATCAGCAGCCTCGTCCTCGTCGCGGTCGGCGGCCTGCTCTACACCATCGGCGGTGTCGTGTACGCCCTCAAGAAGCCGAACCCCATCCCCGAGTGGTTCGGGTTCCACGAGGTCTTCCACGCGTTCACGGCGGTCGCGTTCGTGTGCCAGTACATCGCCGTGTCGATGGCGACGTACTCCCTGCCGCACAGCTCCTAG
- a CDS encoding isoprenyl transferase gives MADWKERVRRVFYPAYEARMLQAMPAESLPRHVGVMLDGNRRWAKAVGRDTAHGHRAGAANIEPLLTWCDEVGIQVVTLWLLSTDNLHRPEAELVPLLGIIEEAVASLVDQRRWRIHPVGALNLLPVATAERLRAAEESTRDIDGMLVNVAVGYGGRHEIADAVRSLLTEHAAKGTSLEELAEIIDVEHIADHLYTAGQPDPDLVIRTSGEQRLGGFLLWQSAKSEFYFCEAYWPDFRRVDFLRALRAYAQRDRRGGR, from the coding sequence GTGGCTGACTGGAAGGAGCGCGTACGCCGGGTGTTCTATCCCGCGTACGAGGCGCGGATGCTCCAGGCGATGCCCGCAGAGTCTCTCCCGCGCCACGTCGGCGTCATGCTCGACGGGAACCGTCGCTGGGCCAAGGCCGTCGGCCGGGACACCGCCCACGGTCACCGCGCCGGAGCAGCCAACATCGAGCCGTTGCTCACCTGGTGCGATGAGGTCGGTATCCAGGTCGTCACGCTCTGGTTGCTCTCCACCGACAACCTCCACCGCCCTGAGGCCGAACTCGTCCCGCTGCTCGGCATCATCGAGGAAGCCGTCGCCTCGCTCGTCGACCAGCGGCGTTGGCGGATCCATCCGGTCGGCGCGCTGAACCTTCTCCCCGTGGCCACCGCTGAGCGGCTCCGAGCCGCGGAGGAATCGACCCGTGACATCGACGGCATGCTCGTCAACGTCGCCGTCGGGTACGGCGGGCGCCACGAGATCGCCGACGCCGTACGGTCGCTACTCACCGAGCACGCCGCGAAGGGTACGTCCCTGGAGGAGCTCGCCGAGATCATCGATGTCGAGCACATCGCGGACCACCTCTACACCGCCGGTCAGCCCGACCCGGACCTCGTCATCCGTACCTCCGGCGAGCAGCGTCTCGGCGGCTTCCTGCTGTGGCAGTCGGCCAAGAGTGAGTTCTACTTCTGCGAGGCCTACTGGCCCGACTTCCGTCGCGTCGACTTCCTGCGAGCTCTGCGCGCGTACGCCCAGAGAGACCGCCGCGGCGGGCGCTGA
- a CDS encoding PhoH family protein, which yields MAATKSDTAQANVRTYVLDTSVLLADPGALKRFEEHEVVLPVVVITELEAKRHHPELGYFARSALRQLDELRVTHGRLDEAVPVGQTGGSIRVELNHTDSSTLPSGFRLGDNDTRILSVAFNLKAEGYDVTVVSKDLPMRIKASAVGLNAEEYRGERISDSDPGYSGMAELEVPAAVLDELYEDGVIDLDEGRDYPCHTGLVLISDRGTALGRVGADKQVHLVRGDREAFGLHGRSAEQRIALEMLLDPEVGIVSLGGRAGTGKSALALCAGLEAVMERREHKKVVIFRPLFAVGGQELGYLPGSESEKMGPWAQAVFDTLGSITSQSVIDEIIARGMIEVLPLTHIRGRSLHDSFVIVDEAQSLERNVLLTVLSRIGANSKVVLTHDVAQRDNLRVGRHDGIAAVVDRLKGHPLFSHVTLTRSERSPIAALVTEMLENVVL from the coding sequence GTGGCCGCCACGAAGTCCGACACGGCGCAGGCAAACGTCCGAACCTACGTTCTCGACACCAGCGTCTTGCTGGCAGACCCGGGTGCCCTCAAACGATTCGAGGAGCACGAGGTCGTGCTCCCAGTCGTCGTCATCACGGAGCTGGAGGCCAAGCGCCATCACCCGGAGCTGGGCTACTTCGCCCGATCAGCCCTCCGGCAGCTCGACGAGTTGCGCGTCACCCACGGCCGACTCGACGAAGCAGTGCCGGTTGGTCAGACCGGCGGATCGATCCGCGTGGAGCTCAACCACACCGACTCCTCGACGTTGCCGTCGGGCTTCCGCCTCGGCGACAACGACACCCGGATCCTCTCCGTGGCCTTCAACCTCAAGGCTGAGGGGTACGACGTCACGGTCGTGTCGAAGGACCTGCCGATGCGGATCAAGGCGTCCGCGGTCGGCCTCAACGCCGAGGAGTACCGCGGCGAGCGCATCTCCGACTCCGACCCCGGCTACTCCGGCATGGCGGAGCTCGAGGTGCCGGCGGCGGTGCTCGACGAGTTGTACGAGGACGGCGTCATCGATCTCGACGAGGGCCGCGACTACCCCTGCCACACCGGGCTCGTCCTCATTTCCGACCGCGGCACGGCGCTGGGTCGGGTGGGTGCCGACAAGCAGGTCCACCTCGTACGCGGCGACCGCGAGGCGTTCGGTCTGCACGGCCGCTCGGCGGAGCAGCGGATCGCGCTCGAGATGTTGCTCGATCCTGAGGTCGGCATCGTCTCCCTCGGCGGTCGCGCCGGCACCGGCAAGTCGGCATTGGCTCTGTGCGCCGGACTTGAGGCCGTGATGGAGCGGCGCGAGCACAAGAAGGTCGTCATCTTCCGTCCGCTGTTCGCGGTGGGCGGCCAGGAGCTCGGCTACCTGCCGGGGTCGGAGTCGGAGAAGATGGGGCCGTGGGCCCAGGCAGTGTTCGACACCCTGGGTTCGATCACCTCGCAGAGTGTGATCGACGAGATCATCGCCCGCGGCATGATCGAGGTCCTGCCGTTGACCCACATCCGTGGCCGCTCGCTGCATGACTCCTTCGTCATCGTCGATGAGGCGCAGTCCCTCGAGCGCAACGTGCTCCTGACGGTCCTCTCCCGCATCGGCGCGAACTCGAAGGTCGTCCTGACGCACGATGTCGCCCAGCGCGACAACCTCCGCGTCGGACGCCACGACGGCATCGCCGCCGTGGTCGACAGGCTCAAGGGTCACCCGCTCTTCTCTCACGTCACGCTGACCCGTTCGGAGCGCTCTCCGATCGCGGCTCTGGTGACGGAAATGCTGGAGAACGTTGTTCTCTGA
- a CDS encoding aggregation-promoting factor C-terminal-like domain-containing protein, whose amino-acid sequence MSSHAKYVPKHRAAKHRAEGPALLPQLLPRVPKRVLVGGLAAVAVAGGGAAVAASVTTSPSVPTTSAKVAAAAQVTPLEHAARAAAVSRSLARPQVVGTPTRTPTPTPTPTPTPTQVSMPYVSPGSAQAIAQGMFAAHGWDANQFSCLVSLWNRESHWNPYAANPSGAYGIPQALPGSKMGPGWHDNATVQISWGIGYIERRYGTPCGAWGHSQATGWY is encoded by the coding sequence GTGTCGTCGCACGCCAAGTACGTCCCCAAGCATCGTGCTGCGAAGCACCGCGCCGAAGGCCCTGCTCTTCTTCCGCAACTCCTCCCGCGCGTACCCAAGCGGGTGCTCGTGGGCGGCCTGGCGGCGGTCGCCGTGGCCGGAGGAGGTGCGGCAGTCGCCGCATCCGTGACGACGTCGCCCTCGGTGCCGACCACGTCGGCCAAGGTCGCCGCCGCAGCTCAGGTCACCCCGTTGGAGCACGCAGCCCGCGCGGCCGCAGTCTCGCGTTCGTTGGCTCGTCCCCAGGTCGTCGGCACTCCGACCCGCACGCCGACGCCAACTCCCACCCCCACGCCGACGCCCACCCAGGTGTCGATGCCGTATGTGTCACCCGGATCAGCCCAGGCGATCGCGCAAGGGATGTTCGCGGCGCACGGCTGGGACGCCAACCAGTTCAGCTGCCTGGTCAGTCTCTGGAACCGTGAGTCCCACTGGAACCCGTACGCCGCCAACCCCTCGGGTGCCTACGGCATCCCGCAGGCCCTGCCGGGCTCGAAGATGGGCCCCGGCTGGCATGACAACGCGACCGTCCAGATCTCCTGGGGCATCGGTTACATCGAGCGCCGGTACGGGACTCCGTGCGGTGCCTGGGGGCACTCGCAGGCGACTGGCTGGTACTGA
- a CDS encoding M1 family metallopeptidase, with product MVIDVHTYARPDDARVTHLDLDLTVDFESRAISGTARLTIETAPDAKELVLDTNALTIRSAHWVDGPDAQFELGPVDQHLGQPLTVALTGHDVLEVHYSSAPSAASLLWLDGEHTESGRPIMFTQGQPILTRSWIPLQDSPQVRFTYSASVRVPDGNVALMSATRPTLKDGAYEFAMTQPVPAYLIALAVGPFEFRSTGPRTGVYAEPSLVDAAAWEFANGEEQIQAAEALYGPYRWDIYDLLVVPPMFAFGGMENPRLTFMHASTVTGDRSQIETLAHELAHSWSGNLVTNATWGDMWLNEGFTTYFENRLVEALYGRDASDMAWALNIDSVQEMATELAPAAQILHRRDLAGRDPDDGWSQIPYDKGALLLLTIETAVGRSAFDVFLRGYFDAHAFRSIDTESFVAYLTEHLLEPHGLTADDVSLDEWINRPGLPGNVPDVLAAGFAAVDVVLARLAAGDSVDDAVTGADPAAWLTPQWARFLRSLPTDLDLARLERLDVLFGLTATGNSEIRSNWLVLVVRSGHGVEVPAWREAVSTLVHRYGRRKYITPLYAALAQKPEGLAYAREIYSTARAGYHSSAQREIDGLLGIAQG from the coding sequence ATGGTGATCGACGTCCATACCTACGCACGCCCCGACGACGCTCGCGTCACGCACCTGGATCTCGACCTCACCGTCGATTTCGAGTCGCGCGCGATCAGTGGAACCGCGCGCCTGACCATCGAGACCGCGCCGGACGCCAAGGAGCTCGTGCTGGACACGAACGCCCTCACCATCCGCAGCGCCCACTGGGTCGACGGACCGGACGCACAGTTCGAGCTCGGTCCGGTCGACCAGCACCTCGGCCAGCCCCTCACCGTCGCCCTCACGGGCCACGACGTCCTCGAGGTGCACTACTCCAGTGCGCCCTCAGCGGCGTCCCTGCTGTGGCTGGACGGCGAGCACACCGAGTCCGGTCGGCCCATCATGTTCACCCAGGGGCAGCCGATCCTGACCCGGAGTTGGATCCCGCTCCAGGACAGCCCCCAGGTCCGCTTCACCTACTCAGCGTCGGTCCGCGTCCCCGACGGCAACGTCGCGCTGATGAGCGCGACTCGCCCGACCCTCAAGGACGGTGCGTACGAGTTCGCCATGACGCAGCCCGTGCCTGCGTACCTGATCGCCCTTGCGGTGGGCCCCTTCGAGTTCCGCTCCACCGGCCCGCGCACCGGCGTGTACGCCGAGCCGAGCCTGGTCGATGCCGCGGCGTGGGAGTTCGCGAACGGCGAGGAACAGATCCAGGCAGCCGAGGCGCTGTACGGGCCGTACCGATGGGACATCTACGACCTGCTGGTCGTGCCGCCGATGTTCGCGTTCGGCGGGATGGAGAACCCGCGACTGACCTTCATGCACGCCTCGACGGTCACCGGGGACCGCAGTCAGATCGAGACCTTGGCGCACGAGTTGGCGCACTCGTGGTCGGGCAACCTGGTGACCAATGCCACGTGGGGCGACATGTGGCTGAATGAGGGCTTCACCACCTACTTCGAGAACCGGTTGGTGGAGGCGTTGTACGGCCGGGACGCGTCCGACATGGCCTGGGCGCTGAACATCGACAGCGTCCAGGAGATGGCCACGGAACTCGCGCCGGCGGCTCAGATCCTGCACCGTCGGGACCTCGCCGGTCGCGACCCGGACGACGGGTGGAGCCAGATCCCCTACGACAAGGGCGCGCTGCTGCTGCTGACGATCGAGACCGCCGTCGGTCGCTCCGCGTTCGACGTCTTCTTGCGCGGGTATTTCGACGCGCACGCGTTCCGGTCGATCGACACGGAGAGCTTCGTCGCGTACCTCACCGAGCACCTGCTCGAGCCGCACGGCCTGACTGCCGACGACGTCAGCCTCGACGAGTGGATCAACCGTCCCGGCCTGCCGGGCAACGTGCCGGACGTACTCGCCGCGGGCTTCGCTGCGGTCGACGTCGTGCTGGCCCGGCTCGCAGCCGGCGACAGCGTGGACGACGCGGTCACAGGGGCCGACCCGGCGGCCTGGCTCACGCCGCAGTGGGCGAGGTTCCTGCGATCACTGCCCACCGACCTCGATCTCGCCCGGCTCGAGCGTCTGGATGTGCTGTTCGGCCTGACCGCCACCGGCAACTCCGAGATCCGGTCGAACTGGCTGGTGCTGGTCGTACGCTCCGGCCACGGCGTCGAGGTGCCGGCCTGGCGCGAGGCGGTGAGCACGCTGGTGCACCGCTACGGGCGTCGCAAATACATCACGCCGCTGTACGCCGCGCTCGCCCAGAAGCCCGAGGGGCTCGCGTACGCGCGGGAGATCTACAGCACCGCCCGGGCGGGCTACCACTCGTCGGCGCAGCGGGAGATCGACGGTCTGCTGGGGATCGCCCAGGGGTGA
- a CDS encoding class II fumarate hydratase: MTDFRTEHDSMGEVLVPAEALWGAQTQRAIENFPISGTPIEPALIHALGLVKAAAATVHGQLAVLAPEVAHAIEAAALAVADGKHDDQFPIDVFQTGSGTSSNMNANEVIGHLAQAHPNDQVNASQSSNDVFPTAIHVAAASAVVTDLLPALATLQTSLESKAVEFSDLVKSGRTHLMDATPVTLGQEFGGYAATIAYAAERLGSVLPRVRELPLGGTAVGTGINTPPGFSAAVIAELARRSGEPFTEARNHFEAQGTRDSLVELSGVLRTIAVGLIKICNDLRWMSSGPTTGLAEIHLPDLQPGSSIMPGKVNPVLPEATLMVAFQVIGNDATVAAAGASGAFELNVAMPVMARNVLESIRLLSTSTTLLAQRCVDGITPNEARMRAYAESSPSIVTPLNRVLGYEAAAKIAKQALKNGATIRETVIAMGFVDSGAITLEQLDQALDVRSMTSPEPADPA; encoded by the coding sequence GTGACCGACTTCCGTACCGAACACGACAGCATGGGCGAGGTCCTGGTGCCCGCCGAGGCTCTGTGGGGCGCCCAGACGCAGCGCGCGATCGAGAACTTCCCGATCTCGGGAACTCCGATCGAGCCGGCCTTGATCCATGCCCTCGGCCTGGTGAAGGCCGCCGCGGCGACGGTGCACGGGCAGCTGGCTGTGCTCGCGCCGGAGGTCGCTCACGCGATCGAGGCGGCGGCCCTCGCGGTGGCCGACGGGAAGCACGACGACCAGTTCCCGATCGACGTGTTCCAGACCGGTTCGGGCACCTCGTCGAACATGAACGCCAACGAGGTCATCGGGCACCTGGCCCAGGCGCACCCGAACGACCAGGTCAACGCCTCCCAGTCATCCAACGACGTGTTCCCGACCGCGATCCACGTCGCTGCGGCCTCTGCTGTCGTCACCGATCTGCTGCCTGCGCTGGCCACACTGCAGACCTCCCTCGAGTCCAAGGCCGTCGAGTTCAGCGACCTGGTGAAGTCGGGGCGTACGCACCTCATGGACGCCACCCCGGTCACCTTGGGCCAGGAGTTCGGCGGCTACGCCGCGACGATCGCGTACGCCGCCGAGCGACTCGGGTCTGTTCTCCCCCGCGTACGCGAACTGCCCCTGGGCGGGACGGCGGTCGGGACCGGGATCAACACGCCTCCGGGCTTTTCGGCGGCCGTCATCGCGGAGCTCGCCCGGCGCAGCGGCGAGCCGTTCACGGAGGCGCGCAACCACTTCGAGGCGCAGGGGACGCGCGACTCGCTGGTCGAGCTCAGCGGTGTCCTCAGGACGATCGCGGTCGGTCTGATCAAGATCTGCAACGACCTGCGCTGGATGTCCTCGGGCCCGACGACCGGCCTGGCCGAGATCCACCTGCCGGACCTGCAGCCCGGTTCCTCGATCATGCCCGGCAAAGTCAATCCGGTCCTCCCCGAGGCGACGCTGATGGTCGCCTTCCAGGTGATCGGCAACGACGCGACCGTGGCCGCCGCCGGTGCGTCCGGCGCCTTCGAACTCAACGTCGCGATGCCGGTGATGGCCCGCAACGTCCTGGAATCGATCCGGTTGCTGAGTACGTCCACGACCCTGCTGGCCCAGCGTTGTGTCGACGGCATCACCCCCAACGAGGCTCGTATGCGCGCGTACGCGGAGTCCTCCCCCTCGATCGTGACGCCGCTGAACCGGGTCCTCGGGTACGAGGCCGCCGCGAAGATCGCGAAGCAGGCGCTGAAGAACGGCGCAACCATCCGCGAAACCGTGATCGCGATGGGATTCGTCGACTCCGGTGCGATCACGCTCGAACAACTCGACCAAGCCCTGGACGTCCGCAGCATGACCTCACCCGAACCGGCGGATCCCGCCTGA
- a CDS encoding rhomboid family intramembrane serine protease produces the protein MSTTQPSPKTRPIKTAAVGIGTVTAGLYGVELLDASGSHSLDGDLGLHSHRFSDLWAVFTSPLVHASWEHLLGNTVPLVILGFIVLLEGWRRFLGVSFIGAITAGLSAWLFSPAHTVTVGASGVIFALLTYLIARGIYTRKIGQIVAGVVIAIAFGSLVWGVLPTSSGISWQAHLGGALGGVLAAWVLSDRSTD, from the coding sequence ATGAGCACCACCCAGCCGAGCCCGAAGACGCGACCGATCAAGACGGCCGCGGTCGGCATCGGCACCGTCACCGCTGGGTTGTACGGCGTGGAGCTCCTTGACGCGAGCGGCTCGCACTCGCTCGACGGAGACCTCGGGCTGCACAGTCATCGGTTCTCCGACCTGTGGGCGGTGTTCACCTCGCCACTCGTGCATGCGAGTTGGGAACACCTCCTCGGCAACACCGTCCCACTCGTCATCCTGGGCTTCATCGTGCTTCTCGAAGGCTGGCGTCGGTTCCTCGGCGTGAGCTTCATCGGCGCTATCACCGCCGGGCTCTCGGCCTGGCTGTTCAGCCCGGCCCACACGGTGACGGTCGGAGCGAGCGGCGTGATCTTCGCGCTGCTCACCTACCTGATCGCCCGCGGGATCTACACCCGCAAGATCGGACAGATCGTTGCCGGCGTGGTCATCGCGATCGCCTTCGGCAGCCTCGTCTGGGGCGTACTCCCGACCTCGTCGGGGATCTCCTGGCAAGCACACCTCGGCGGGGCGCTGGGCGGCGTTCTCGCTGCGTGGGTGCTGAGCGACCGCTCGACGGACTGA
- a CDS encoding fumarate hydratase, producing MAEAPFLYSDLLPIGEDTTPYRLITTEGVSTIEADGRTFLKVDPEAIRQLTAEAIKDINQYLRPAHLAQLRKIIDDPEASGNDRFVALDLLKNVNISAGGILPMCQDTGTAIVMGKKSEGVLTGSDDAETVSRGVYDAYTSLNLRYSQLAPLTTYEEKNTGTNLPAQIEIYATEDHGKPEYKFLFMAKGGGSANKSFLFQETKAILNPKRMLEFLDEKLKSLGTAACPPYHLAVVIGGTSAEFALKTAKYASAHYLDHLPTEGSMSAHGFRDLELEEEVFKLTQSFGIGAQFGGKYFCHDVRVVRLPRHGASCPVAIAVSCSADRQALGKITAEGVFLEQLETDPAHYLPDTEEQHLIQGGEVVNIDLNQPMADILAELSKHPVKTRLSLTGPLVVARDIAHAKIQERLDAGEGMPQYMKDHPVYYAGPAKTPTGMASGSFGPTTAGRMDSYVKAFQAEGGSMVMLAKGNRSKQVTEACDEFGGFYLGSIGGPAARLAQDCIKSVEVLEYPELGMEAVWKIEVEDFPAFIVVDDKGNDFFQDPSGTVTVPISGIRVRSKER from the coding sequence GTGGCTGAGGCACCCTTCCTGTACTCCGACCTGCTCCCGATCGGCGAGGACACCACGCCGTACCGGCTGATCACGACCGAGGGCGTGTCGACGATCGAGGCTGACGGTCGTACGTTCCTGAAGGTCGATCCGGAGGCGATCCGGCAGTTGACGGCCGAGGCGATCAAGGACATCAACCAGTACCTGCGCCCCGCGCATCTGGCTCAGTTGCGCAAGATCATCGACGACCCGGAGGCGTCGGGGAACGACCGCTTCGTCGCCCTCGACCTGCTCAAGAACGTCAACATCTCCGCCGGCGGCATCCTCCCGATGTGTCAGGACACCGGCACCGCGATCGTGATGGGCAAGAAGTCCGAGGGCGTACTCACCGGCTCCGACGACGCCGAGACGGTCTCCCGTGGCGTGTACGACGCGTACACCTCGCTCAACCTCCGCTACTCCCAACTCGCACCGCTGACGACGTACGAGGAGAAGAACACCGGCACCAACCTGCCGGCGCAGATCGAGATCTATGCGACCGAGGATCACGGCAAGCCGGAGTACAAGTTCCTCTTCATGGCCAAGGGCGGCGGCTCAGCCAACAAGTCGTTCCTCTTCCAGGAGACCAAGGCGATCCTCAACCCGAAGCGGATGCTGGAGTTCCTCGACGAGAAGCTCAAGTCGCTCGGCACCGCCGCCTGCCCGCCGTACCACCTCGCGGTGGTCATCGGCGGCACGTCGGCCGAGTTCGCCCTCAAGACGGCCAAGTACGCCTCGGCGCACTACCTGGACCACCTGCCGACCGAGGGGTCGATGTCCGCACACGGCTTCCGCGACCTGGAACTGGAGGAAGAGGTCTTCAAGCTGACCCAGTCCTTCGGGATCGGTGCACAGTTCGGCGGGAAGTACTTCTGCCACGACGTACGCGTCGTACGCCTGCCGCGCCACGGCGCCTCGTGCCCCGTCGCGATCGCGGTCTCGTGTTCGGCCGACCGCCAGGCGCTCGGCAAGATCACGGCCGAGGGCGTCTTCCTCGAGCAGCTCGAGACCGACCCGGCGCATTACCTGCCGGACACCGAGGAGCAGCACCTGATCCAGGGCGGCGAGGTCGTCAACATCGACCTCAACCAGCCGATGGCGGACATCCTCGCCGAGCTGTCGAAGCACCCCGTCAAGACCCGCCTCTCGCTCACCGGGCCGCTCGTCGTCGCTCGCGACATCGCCCACGCCAAGATCCAGGAGCGCCTGGACGCCGGCGAGGGCATGCCGCAGTACATGAAGGACCACCCGGTCTACTACGCCGGACCCGCGAAGACCCCGACCGGGATGGCGTCCGGCTCGTTCGGTCCGACGACAGCGGGACGCATGGATTCGTACGTGAAGGCCTTCCAGGCCGAGGGTGGCTCGATGGTCATGCTCGCCAAGGGCAACAGGTCGAAACAGGTCACCGAGGCCTGCGACGAGTTCGGCGGCTTCTACCTCGGCTCGATCGGTGGGCCGGCCGCGCGGCTGGCGCAGGACTGCATCAAGTCGGTCGAGGTGCTCGAGTACCCCGAGCTCGGCATGGAAGCGGTCTGGAAGATCGAGGTCGAGGACTTCCCGGCCTTCATCGTGGTCGACGACAAGGGCAACGACTTCTTCCAGGACCCGTCGGGCACCGTCACGGTGCCGATCAGCGGGATCCGGGTGCGCTCGAAGGAGCGCTAA
- a CDS encoding YdeI/OmpD-associated family protein gives MAYAPGHPGGSDDQPAIHFRSTDEFWAWLDRFHDTETELWMELRKKHVADRGLLWEDAVTVALCWGWIDSKVERIDEDAVRQRWTPRKPTSNWSRINIDAVERLRAEGRMQPSGLAAYENRRPSTPYAHEQPATDFTPEHAALMTASAPATAFWAEATASYRKICTVWVAGAKQQATRDKRMAQLIEDHTAGRLIPSQRYGVPPRWSERAAAAAEAATTD, from the coding sequence GTGGCGTACGCACCTGGACATCCCGGAGGCAGCGACGACCAGCCGGCCATCCACTTCCGCAGCACCGACGAGTTCTGGGCGTGGCTCGACCGCTTCCACGACACCGAGACCGAACTCTGGATGGAGTTGCGCAAGAAGCATGTCGCCGACCGAGGGCTGCTCTGGGAGGACGCCGTCACGGTGGCGCTCTGCTGGGGCTGGATCGATTCGAAGGTCGAACGGATCGACGAGGACGCCGTACGCCAGCGCTGGACCCCGCGCAAACCCACCTCCAACTGGAGCCGGATCAACATCGACGCCGTCGAACGGCTCCGCGCCGAGGGCCGGATGCAGCCGTCCGGTCTGGCCGCGTACGAGAACCGCCGCCCCTCGACGCCGTATGCCCATGAGCAACCCGCGACGGACTTCACCCCGGAGCACGCGGCGCTGATGACAGCCTCGGCCCCCGCGACCGCGTTCTGGGCAGAGGCGACGGCGTCGTATCGCAAGATCTGCACCGTCTGGGTGGCGGGAGCCAAGCAACAGGCAACCCGCGACAAGCGAATGGCCCAGCTGATCGAGGATCACACGGCGGGGCGGCTCATCCCGAGCCAGCGGTACGGCGTACCTCCTCGTTGGTCCGAACGCGCTGCCGCGGCGGCAGAGGCCGCGACCACCGATTAG
- a CDS encoding alkaline phosphatase family protein, translating into MRIRILLLALVLLAGCGVPSAGPAPTHPTVELTAASPYGHVFVIVLENEDAAQTFSTSSPAVYLNRWIKPRSVFVPNYYGIGHHSLDNYIAMISGQAPNTKTQADCPTFAAYTSSTIGANGQVQGTGCVYPSNVPTVAKQLAGAGRTWRAYLDGMQTACQHPAIGARDPNQGETAATAYATKHNPFVYFRSISAATCASNDVPLTHLAADLGSVASTRNLSYIVPDLCNDGHDTTCPYGRGPGGLTGADAWLHTWVPKILNSPAYKQDGLLIITFDEAGTDSRACCHEVAGPGASMPGLNGPGGGRVGAVMMSPRLSARTIAGGYNHYSLLATIEHIFGVPRLGFAAPAAPLA; encoded by the coding sequence ATGCGCATCCGGATCCTGCTGCTCGCGCTCGTCCTTCTGGCCGGCTGCGGCGTCCCGAGCGCCGGGCCGGCGCCGACCCATCCCACGGTCGAGTTGACCGCGGCCTCGCCGTACGGGCACGTGTTCGTGATCGTGCTGGAGAACGAGGACGCCGCGCAGACGTTCAGTACGAGTTCGCCGGCGGTCTACCTCAATCGGTGGATCAAGCCGCGGTCGGTGTTCGTACCCAACTACTACGGCATCGGCCACCACAGCCTCGACAACTACATCGCGATGATCAGCGGCCAGGCACCGAACACGAAGACCCAGGCCGACTGCCCGACGTTCGCTGCGTACACGTCCTCGACGATCGGCGCGAACGGTCAGGTGCAGGGCACAGGCTGCGTCTACCCGTCGAACGTGCCGACAGTGGCGAAGCAACTGGCCGGAGCAGGCAGGACCTGGCGGGCGTACCTGGACGGCATGCAGACCGCCTGTCAGCACCCGGCGATCGGCGCCCGGGACCCCAATCAGGGCGAGACGGCTGCCACCGCGTACGCGACGAAGCACAACCCGTTCGTCTATTTCCGGTCGATCTCTGCGGCTACCTGCGCGAGCAACGACGTACCGCTCACTCATCTCGCCGCGGACCTCGGCAGTGTCGCGAGCACCCGCAACCTCAGTTACATCGTCCCGGACCTCTGCAACGACGGTCATGACACGACCTGCCCGTACGGCCGCGGGCCCGGCGGACTCACCGGTGCCGACGCCTGGTTGCACACGTGGGTTCCGAAGATCCTGAACTCGCCTGCGTACAAGCAGGACGGCCTGCTGATCATCACCTTCGATGAGGCAGGGACCGACTCCAGGGCCTGCTGTCATGAGGTCGCCGGCCCCGGCGCCTCGATGCCGGGGCTCAACGGGCCGGGCGGCGGCCGGGTTGGCGCGGTGATGATGTCGCCGCGGCTGAGCGCGCGCACGATCGCGGGCGGTTACAACCACTACTCGTTGCTGGCCACGATCGAGCACATCTTCGGTGTGCCGCGGCTCGGCTTCGCGGCCCCCGCCGCGCCATTGGCGTGA